Genomic DNA from Thiosocius teredinicola:
CCCAGGTCCGCAAGCGGTGCCCAGAAGGCGCGTCGCGCATCGTCACCACCACGCACTTTGGGCAGCTCGGTGTTCGGTTCGAGTTCGAACTGGAACACGTGGGTGATGGTTCGACCGCGCAACGAACGATAGGGCCAGTCGAATACCCGGCGAGCCCGGATCGAACCACGCAGCACCGGTGCCGGCACCTTCAGACGCGTCTCTCCACGAAGCTCCCGCACACAGGCCGCCTCCAGGGTTTCATCACCCCGAAGGAATCCCCCGGGCAGGGCCCACAGCCCCTTACCCGGTTGCGCACGTCGTTCGACGAGCAGGATGTGCCCGGATTGTACGACCACGGCATCCACGGTGACGAACACGGGTGGATAGGGCGCTTCGGCCCAAGCGCTGCGGTAGCGCGCGACGAACTCAGCTTCTTCGCGTATCAGCGTGTAGGCCTCTGTCGCGCAGTAATCGACCAGTTGATTCCTGACCGCCGGCGGCAATGCGCTGTGTGCTTCGGGGCTCGCCAGATAGGCGGCACCCGAAGGAGTTGGTGCTGCCCGCATGCCGAACAAGGCCTCACGAATGGCGGTACCACGCACCTTGTTGTCGCTGTCGATGCCGACCGGAACCCATTGCGGGAAGCGCCTGGGGTAATACCTGTCGCCATCTTCAGACAGACCGACGAGGCCGACGCGCGCAACCCGATCGCCAATCGAGGCTTTGATCGAATCGCGAACGATCGACTGGACGCGACCCAGCCAACGGTCTTCGTTGTAGGGATCGTCGAGCAACGGTGAGAGGATCACACGCTGCGCTTCAGGCTGTTCCAACGATCCGCGGACCATTGCCTCGATATCGTTGAATGACCAGGGGTTGCGGGTCGTGCGCGGCTGACGCGCAGAACCGCAAAGCATGATGATGTGTTCCGACTGGCCCAGCGCCTCGCGCAGCACCGCCAGGTGTCCGGAATGAAACGGCTGGAACCGACCAACAAAGACCAGAAAATCAAACGACTTCGACATGTCAGCAAGCCTCCCTTGCTGGTTAGAAACGATTCCGGTCTATCCGGAATCGTCTACCGAAGTCACGTGCGGTCCGCACGTAACCTGATACTTAGTGTCGATCACACACTAAATATTGTCAAGCATGCGCATCGTCTCGTTCAGGCAATCGATAGCAACACCTGAAAAAAGTAGTCGACCCTCGCATTTCCCGGTGCGCCTACTTGCAGGCGAACAACCTTAGTTCACGCCGAACGCATAGTAGCGAGGCGACACCATGATGCAACCGCGAACGTTGTATTGATCCTTGGAACAAGGATGACCACCGGCCACTGATAAGTGACGGCTTCGCGCAGACGCTGTGATTCTCGCTGAATACAGACGAGTGCGCTGTATGTCGGAAAGCGATGAGGCCCTGCCGAGCCTCACTTCATTATTCGACGGTTACCGATTTGGCCAGGTTACGCGGCTGATCGACGTCGGTACCTTTCAGAATCGCCACGTGATACGACAACAGCTGCAGCGGAATCGTGTACACGATCGGCGCGGTACCCGGGCAGATATCGTCCAACGTCAGGTTCTGATAGCGGTCGAGCGGGATCTTGATCTTCTTGTCACTGAACAGGAATAGTTCGCCGCCGCGTGCGCGCACCTCTTGCAGGTTGGACAGCACCTTTTCGAGCAACGGATCGTCAGGCAAGGCGCACACCACCGGCATGCGGTCGTCGACCAACGCCAAGGGCCCATGTTTGAGTTCGCCAGCCGGATAGGCCTCGGCATGGATGTACGAGATTTCTTTGAGCTTCAATGCGCCTTCCATGGCAATCGGGTAGAAGGTGCCACGGCCGAGGAACAGCGCGTTGTGCATATCGGCAAAAGACTGCGCCATTTCTTCGATGGCTTCGCTCAGTTTCAGAACGACTTCGACCTGGCGCGGCAGTGCCTGCAACTCGTCGACCCATTCTTTTTCCTGTTCAGCGTTCAAGCCGCGACGCTTGGCCAATGCGAGGGTCATCAGGCGTAGCGCGACGAGCTGGGTTGTGAACGCCTTGGTTGATGCGACGCCAATCTCGGGCCCGGCGCGGGTCATCAAGGCGACGTCGGACTCGCGCACCAAGGAACTCTCGGGGACGTTGCAGACGACGAGGCTGCCGATGTAACCGGACTGCTTAGCTTCGCGCAACGCCGCCAGCGTGTCCGCCGTTTCACCGGACTGCGAGATCGTGACGAACAAGGTGTCGGGCGAGACGAGCTTTTTGCGATAACGAAACTCGCTCGCAACCTCGATCTGGCAGGGTACGCCGACCTCTTCCAACCAGTATCGCGCCACCAGACCGGCATGGTAGCTGGTGCCGCAGGCGATGATCTGCACGGCCTTGGTCTTATCGAACAGTTCTTTGGCGACGTGGCCGAAGCTTTCTTCGAGCAACTTGCCCTGGTGGATACGGCCTTCGAGGGTTTCGGCGATCACGCCGGGCTGCTCGAAGATCTCCTTGAGCATGTAGTGCCGATATGGACCCTTCTCGGCATTGGACACGGAAAGCTGGCTGGTGCGTATTTCACGCTCAACAGCTTTGCCTTCGGCATCGAAGATGCTGACCCCGTCGCGCCGGATCTCGGCAAGGTCGCCCTCTTCAAGAAAGATGAAACGTTGGGTAACCGGCAGCAGGGCGAATACATCGGAAGCGATAAAGTGTTCGCCGACGCCCACACCAATGACCAGGGGACTACCGGCGCGGGTAACGACCATGTGGTCAGGGTCGTCCGGGCTGATGACCGCAAGCGCATAGGCACCGACCAAACGTTGGATCGCATTGCGCGTGGCGTCGGCGATGCTTTGGCCTTCAGCCAACAGCCCCGCCAGGAGATGGGCGATGACTTCGGTGTCGGTATCCGAGTTGAATTCGAAGCCTGCGGCCTGCAGGTCGGCTCGCAGCGCGGCGTGATTCTCGATGATGCCGTTATGCACGATCGCAACCTGCTCGCCGCTCATGTGCGGGTGGGCGTTGCGCTCGGCCGGCATGCCGTGTGTCGCCCAACGCGTGTGGGCGATACCGAGATTGCCCTCGACGGCACTTTGGTCCAACAGGTTTTGCAGCTCGGAGACTTTTCCGACCGAACGGATGCGCTGTAGACGTGCATCCGGATGACGCACGGCGATACCGGCCGAGTCGTAACCCCGGTACTCAAGCCGGCGTAAGCCCTCCATCAAGATGGGGACAACGTTGCGCTCTGCGATCGCACCAACAATACCGCACATACCATGCTCTCTCCTGCATCCTGCCGATCAAAGGGTGGTCATGCTGATCGGCGAACAATCTTTCGTGCTGCGGCAAGGCCATGGCCTTGAGACAACGACGGACGTCTACTTGTTCTTCTTGGTCGGCCGTTGCCAGTTCAAACTGAGTTGCTTGGCGCGCGTCAGTGTCAGCTTCTCATCCGGCGCATTCTTGCTGATCACCGATCCTGCGCCGATCGTCGCGCCGGCGCCGACGGTAACCGGAGCAACCAGTGCCGTGTTCGACCCGATAAAGGCGTTGTCTTCAATCACCGTACGGTGTTTGTTGGCACCGTCGTAGTTGCAGGTGATCGTGCCGGCGCCCACGTTCACGCCGGCACCGATGGTCGCGTCGCCAACGTAGCTCAGATGATTCACCTTGGAGCCCTGGCCGACGATCGACTTCTTGATTTCGACGAAGTTGCCGATGTGCGCGCCGCCGACCAGCTCGGCCCCGGGGCGCAGTCGCGCGAACGGACCGATCGTGCTTCCTGGCCCGACAATGGCCTCTTCGAGCACACAGTTCGGCTGGATCATGACGTCGTCGGCGATGCGCACATTGCGCAGTACGCAGTTGGCGCCGATGGTCACGTTGTTGCCGAGCTGAATGTCGCCCTCGAGGACGACATTGATGTCGATTTCGATGTCCTTGCCGTGTTCAACGCGGCCGCGAACATCGATGCGCGCCGGGTCACGCAAGGTAACGCCATTCAGCATCAGCTGTGTGGCGCAATGCTGTTGGTAAGCGCGTTCAAGCGTGGCGAGTTGCAAGCGATTGTTGACACCCTCGGCTTCGACCGGCGAGGCGGGTTGATGTACCTGCACATCGAAACCGTCGCCGACTGCCATCTCCAACACATCGGTCAGATAGTACTCGCCTTGTGCATTGGCATTCGACAGGCCGCTGAGCCAACGGGCGAGGGCGTCGCGCGGCAAGCACATGATGCCGGTGTTGACTTCGTCGATGGCCAACTCCTCGTTACCCGCATCCTTTTGTTCGACGATGCGCTGCACACGCCCGCCGTCGTTACGCACGATCCGGCCGTAACCGGTCGGATCCGCAAGCGTCACGGTAAGCAAGCCGAACCCCTGGCCGGTTTCGTCAATCAAGGTTCGCAGTGTCTCGACGCGCGTGAGCGGTACATCGCCGTACAGGACAAGCACTTGGCTTGCGCGTTCGAGTTGAGGCATAGCCTGCGCAACGGCGTGGCCGGTGCCGAGTTGTTCGGCTTGCTCGGCCCAGCGTAGATCGTCATGATCGGCGAAGGCTTGGCGAACGGCATCGCCGCCGTGACCGTAGACAACAACGATCTCAGCCGGATCGAGGGCGCGTGCGCAATCGATCACGTGACCCAACAGCGGCTTGTCCGCGAGACGGTGCAACACCTTCGGCAGGGCGGACTTCATCCGCGTACCCTGACCGGCCGCGAGAATCACAACGCCAAGACTCATCGCGCTACTCTGGCTTTAGTTGAGAGTGGGGTGGCCCGGCATCTCGACCGCATGGATGCCTGAAACCTGTTCTTCGCCTGGCTTGGCATCCCGTACCTCGGTGATCTTCACGCGAACCGTAAGATCCTTACCGGCCAACGGATGATTGCCATCGACGGTCAGATAGCCGTCCTCGATACGCGTGACGAAGAAGGTCTTCATCTCACCTTCCTCGTTCTGCATCTGCACCTCGGCGCCGAGCTCGCGAAACTGCGGAGGGACGTTATCGATCTCGTCGGTGAAGGTCAGGCTTGGATCGTGTTCTCCGAAACCCTTTTCCGGCGGCACATGGACTACAACCTCGTCACCTGCACGCTTACCGGCGACCGCTTTGTCCATGTCGCCGATCAGCTCGGTGTCGCTGCCGTACACGAATCCCAGCGGGATATCGTGCTGTTCGATGACTTGCCCCGCCTCATCTTCGATGCCGTAGGTCAAAGCTACATATTTGCCGGGCTTGATGATGTCGTCGCTCATGGTGGTCTGATCTTCGCTGGTCGTGATGGCGACGCCGGTGTCGCCGTCGATGTCGGTGAATTCTGGCCGATTTTTTCACCCGTTTGCGTGATTGCAGTCAATCGGCCAACGCGGCCCGGACGGGCACCGCAAACAAAACGGCCCTGGCGATCTGCACCGCCAGGGCCGTCTATCTTAACATCGCTCGTTGGCGCTTACCGGGTCTTGCGCAACCGCTCGATGGCGCGCAGCTGGGCCACCGCCTCTGCCAGTTCGACCTGCGCCTTGGCCAGATCGATATCCGCCGCATTGTTGGCGAGGGCGTCCTCGGCGCGACGCTTGGCGTCCTGGGCCGCGGCCTCGTCCAGGTCTGCAGCCCGGATACCGGTGTCAGCCAGTACCGTGACCTTGAACGGCTGTACCTCGATCATCCCGCCAGAGACATAGAAATGTTCCTGCGGTTTGCCGCTGCCCGGATCGACCCGCACTTCACCCGGCTTCAATTGGGTGACGAGCGGCGCGTGGCGAGGCGCGATACCGATTTCGCCCATCACGGCCGGCGCGTAGATCATCTCTCCCTGTCCGGAAAAGAGATGGCCTTCGGCGCTTACGATGTCGACGTGAATGGTCATTGCCATCGGGATTCTCCCAAACTCTGTCTAGACCCGCTGATCAGCTCTTCTCGGCTTTGGCGACGGCTTCGTCGACGTTGCCGCACATGTAGAAGGCCTGTTCCGGCAGGTGGTCGTATTCGCCGGCCAGGATCGCCTTGAAGTTGGCGATGGTCTCTTTCAGCGTGACGTACTTGCCGGGCGCGCCGGTGAACACTTCAGCAACGAAGAACGGCTGCGACAGGAAGCGCTGGATCTTACGAGCGCGCTGAACGACCAGTTTGTCGTCTTCCGACAGTTCGTCCATACCCAGAATCGCGATGATGTCCTTCAGTTCCTTATAGCGCTGCAGTACACCCTGTACGCCACGAGCCACTTCGTAATGCTCCTGACCAACAACGTGCGGGTCGAGGATACGCGAGGTCGAGTCGAGCGGGTCTACCGCGGGGTAGATACCCAGTTCCGCGACCTGACGCGACAGTACGAGGGTGGCGTCCAAGTGAGCGAAGGTGGTTGCCGGCGACGGGTCGGTCAAGTCATCCGCGGGAACGTATACGGCCTGGAATGACGTGATCGAGCCGGTCTTGGTCGAGGTGATGCGCTCCTGCAGTACACCCATCTCTTCAGCCAGGGTCGGCTGGTAGCCTACTGCCGACGGCATACGACCGAGCAGTGCGGATACCTCGGTACCGGCGAGGGTGTAACGGTAGATGTTGTCGACGAACATCAGAACGTCGCGGCCTTCATCACGGAAGTATTCCGCCATGGTCAGGCCGGTCAGTGCGACGCGCAGACGGTTGCCGGGCGGCTCGTTCATCTGGCCGTAAACCAGGGCTACCTTATCGAGTACGCCACCTTCGGACATCTCGTGGTAGAAGTCGTTACCTTCACGAGTACGCTCACCGACACCGGCGAATACCGAGAAGCCCGAGTGCTCGACCGCGATGTTACGGATCAGCTCCATCAGGGTTACGGTCTTACCTACACCAGCACCCCCGAACAGGCCAACCTTACCGCCTTTGGAGATCGGCATGATCAGGTCGATGACCTTGATGCCGGTTTCGAGGATCTCGGTGGTCGCTGCCTGGTCTTCAAGTTCAGGCGCCTTGCGGTGGATCGGCATGCGATCTTCAGTGCCGATCGGGCCGGCCTCGTCAACCGGGTTGCCGAGAACGTCCATGATGCGACCCAGGGTTGCCTGACCGACGGGCACCGAGATGGCGGCACCGGTGTTGGCCACTTCGACACCACGCTTCAGACCATCGGTGGAACCCATCGCGATGGTTCGTACAACGCCGTCACCCAGCTGCTGCTGCACTTCCAGCGTAAGGCCGACCGAATCGATCTTCAGTGCATCGTAAACCTTCGGCATTTCACCGCGCGGGAACTGAACGTCCACAACGGCGCCGATAATTTCCACGACATTACCCGTGCTCATTGGCATTTCCTCTTCGCTGCTGGGGCAGCGTCACAATCGTTAAAGTCTAAATTCGTTGTCAAAAGCGCTGGCTTACGACGATACAGCCGCGGCGCCGCCCACGATCTCGGAGATCTCCTGGGTGATGGCTGCCTGACGGGCCTTGTTGTAAATCAGCTGCAGTTCATCGATCAGGTTGCCGGCGTTGTCGGTTGCGGACTTCATCGCCACCATTCGCGCTGCCTGTTCACTGGCGCTGTTCTCGACAACCGCCTGGTAAACCAGCGATTCGATGTAACGGGTCAGCAGACCGTCGAGGACTTCTTTCGAGCCCGGCTCGTAGATGTAGTCCCAGTGGTGCTTGAGCTGTTCGGCGTCGTCACCCGCTGCCAACGGAACCAGCTGTTCGATGGTCGGCTTCTGCGTCATCGTGTTGACGAAGTCGTTGTACGCGATACGGATCTCGTCGATTTCGCCGGCCATGTAGGCATCGAGCATGACCTTGACCGTACCGACCAGGTCGTCGATGTGCGGTGCGTCGCCCAGATGGGTGATCTGCGCCGCAACCTTGCCGCCGACGCGACGGAAGAAGCCCAGCGCCTTGGTACCGATGGTGCAGAACTCGATCTCGGTGCCGGCATCACGCAAGGTACGGATCTCGCGCAACAGGCGACGGAACAGGTTGCTGTTCAGACCACCACACAGTCCGCGGTCGGACGAAACGATAATGAAACCGATCCGCTTGACCTCACGCGCATGCATGAACGGGTGCTTGTATTCCGGATTCGCCAGCGCAACGTGGCCGATAACCTGACGCATCTTTTCGGCATACGGGCGGGTAGCCTGCATCCGATCCTGCGCCTTGCGCATCTTGGACGCCGCGACCATCTCCATCGCACTCGTGATCTTCTGAGTACTTTTGACGGAGGCAATCTTTGTGCGGATTTCTTTAGCGCCTGCCATGTTTAACCTATCTTCCCGTTGGGTTGTTCAAGGTGCGAAACGTTGCCGTTTCGCACCTGGACAACATGCTGTTACCAGGTGTTGTTGGCCTTGAAGTCTTTCAAAGCGTCGTGGAAAGCCGACTCAAGGTCGTCATTCCAGTCACCTTCAGCATTCACCTTGGCAACCAGGTCGGCCTGGTGTGCTGCCATGTAGCTGTGCAGCGCCGCTTCGAAATCGACGACCTTGTTGACGTCAACATCATCGAGGTAACCCTCGTTGGCGGCGAACAGCGAGATCGCCATGTCGGCAATCGACAGCGGCGAATACTGCTGCTGCTTCATCAGCTCGGTTACACGCTGACCGCGCTCGAGCTGCTTACGGGTAGCTTCGTCAAGGTCAGACGCGAACTGCGAGAACGCTGCCAGTTCGCGGTACTGAGCGAGTGCCAGACGTACACCGCCACCCAGCTTCTTGATGATCTTGGTCTGGGCCGAACCACCGACACGCGAGACCGACAAACCGGCGTTGATGGCCGGACGCAGACCTGCAGCGAACAGATCCGATTCGAGGAAGATCTGACCGTCGGTGATCGAGATAACGTTGGTCGGTACGAACGCCGATACGTCACCAGCCTGGGTCTCGATGATCGGCAGCGCGGTCAATGAACCGGTCTGGCCTTTGACTTCACCGTTGGTGAACTTCTCGACATAGTCGGCGTTGACGCGAGCTGCACGCTCAAGCAGACGCGAGTGCAGGTAGAAGACGTCACCCGGGTAGGCTTCACGACCCGGCGGACGACGCAGCAGCAGCGATACCTGGCGGTAGGCCCAGGCCTGCTTGGTCAAGTCATCATAGATGATCAGAGCATCTTCGCCGCGGTCGCGGAAGTACTCACCCATGGTGCAACCGGAGTACGGCGCGATGAACTGCATCGCGGCCGAGTCGGCAGCCGGCGCCGAAACGATGATGGTGTGATCCATCGCATCGTGCTCTTCGAGCTTGCGTACCAGCGCGGCAACGGTCGAGTTCTTCTGACCGACGGCGACGTAGATACACTTAACGCCGGTGCCTTTCTGGTTGATGATCGCGTCGATTGCGATGGCCGACTTACCGGTCTGACGGTCGCCGATGATCAGCTCGCGCTGGCCGCGGCCGATCGGCACCATGGCGTCGATAGCCTTGATACCGGTCTGCACCGGCTGGTCGACCGATTTACGCTCGATAACGCCAGGCGCGATGGCTTCGATCGGCGCCGACAGGTCGGCATTGATCGGGCCTTTGCCGTCCATTGGACGACCCAGCGCGTCGACGACGCGGCCGAGCAGCTGCGGGCCGATCGGCACTTCGAGTACGCGACCGGTACACTTGACCGAATCGCCTTCCGAGATGTGTTTGTAGTCACCCAGAACAACCGCACCGACCGAGTCACGCTCGAGGTTGAGCGCCAGGCCGTAGGTGTTGCCGGGGAATTCCAGCATCTCGTAAGACATGACATCTGCCAGGCCGTGGATGCGGACGATACCGTCGGTTACGGAAACCACGGTGCCTTCGTTGTGAGCTTCAGAAGTGAGATCGAATTTCTCGATCTTGCTCTTGATCAGCTCGCTGATCTCGGAGGGATTCAGTTGCATGGTTGCTTACCCAATTAGATTCCTAATTCGTTAGCCAGTTGGCCGAGCTGTCCGGACACCGAGCCGTCGATCACCATGTCACCAGCAGTGAGGCGGAAGCCACCGATGAGCTCGGGGTCCTGTTCGCTGGTGATGCGGATCTCGCGGCCGAGCTTTTTCTTCAGTGCCTCGGCGAGCTGCTTTTCCTGCGCCGGCTGAAGCGCGAAAGCGGAGGTCACGTGCACATCGAGTGTGCCTTCGTGCTCGGCTTTGCGCTGCTCGTACAAGGCCGCAATTTCGGGTAGCACCGAAAGACGACGGTTCTCGACCAA
This window encodes:
- a CDS encoding bifunctional nicotinamide-nucleotide adenylyltransferase/Nudix hydroxylase, producing the protein MSKSFDFLVFVGRFQPFHSGHLAVLREALGQSEHIIMLCGSARQPRTTRNPWSFNDIEAMVRGSLEQPEAQRVILSPLLDDPYNEDRWLGRVQSIVRDSIKASIGDRVARVGLVGLSEDGDRYYPRRFPQWVPVGIDSDNKVRGTAIREALFGMRAAPTPSGAAYLASPEAHSALPPAVRNQLVDYCATEAYTLIREEAEFVARYRSAWAEAPYPPVFVTVDAVVVQSGHILLVERRAQPGKGLWALPGGFLRGDETLEAACVRELRGETRLKVPAPVLRGSIRARRVFDWPYRSLRGRTITHVFQFELEPNTELPKVRGGDDARRAFWAPLADLGPERMYEDHYAIIQAMIG
- the glmS gene encoding glutamine--fructose-6-phosphate transaminase (isomerizing), with the translated sequence MCGIVGAIAERNVVPILMEGLRRLEYRGYDSAGIAVRHPDARLQRIRSVGKVSELQNLLDQSAVEGNLGIAHTRWATHGMPAERNAHPHMSGEQVAIVHNGIIENHAALRADLQAAGFEFNSDTDTEVIAHLLAGLLAEGQSIADATRNAIQRLVGAYALAVISPDDPDHMVVTRAGSPLVIGVGVGEHFIASDVFALLPVTQRFIFLEEGDLAEIRRDGVSIFDAEGKAVEREIRTSQLSVSNAEKGPYRHYMLKEIFEQPGVIAETLEGRIHQGKLLEESFGHVAKELFDKTKAVQIIACGTSYHAGLVARYWLEEVGVPCQIEVASEFRYRKKLVSPDTLFVTISQSGETADTLAALREAKQSGYIGSLVVCNVPESSLVRESDVALMTRAGPEIGVASTKAFTTQLVALRLMTLALAKRRGLNAEQEKEWVDELQALPRQVEVVLKLSEAIEEMAQSFADMHNALFLGRGTFYPIAMEGALKLKEISYIHAEAYPAGELKHGPLALVDDRMPVVCALPDDPLLEKVLSNLQEVRARGGELFLFSDKKIKIPLDRYQNLTLDDICPGTAPIVYTIPLQLLSYHVAILKGTDVDQPRNLAKSVTVE
- the glmU gene encoding bifunctional UDP-N-acetylglucosamine diphosphorylase/glucosamine-1-phosphate N-acetyltransferase GlmU, translated to MSLGVVILAAGQGTRMKSALPKVLHRLADKPLLGHVIDCARALDPAEIVVVYGHGGDAVRQAFADHDDLRWAEQAEQLGTGHAVAQAMPQLERASQVLVLYGDVPLTRVETLRTLIDETGQGFGLLTVTLADPTGYGRIVRNDGGRVQRIVEQKDAGNEELAIDEVNTGIMCLPRDALARWLSGLSNANAQGEYYLTDVLEMAVGDGFDVQVHQPASPVEAEGVNNRLQLATLERAYQQHCATQLMLNGVTLRDPARIDVRGRVEHGKDIEIDINVVLEGDIQLGNNVTIGANCVLRNVRIADDVMIQPNCVLEEAIVGPGSTIGPFARLRPGAELVGGAHIGNFVEIKKSIVGQGSKVNHLSYVGDATIGAGVNVGAGTITCNYDGANKHRTVIEDNAFIGSNTALVAPVTVGAGATIGAGSVISKNAPDEKLTLTRAKQLSLNWQRPTKKNK
- a CDS encoding FKBP-type peptidyl-prolyl cis-trans isomerase gives rise to the protein MSDDIIKPGKYVALTYGIEDEAGQVIEQHDIPLGFVYGSDTELIGDMDKAVAGKRAGDEVVVHVPPEKGFGEHDPSLTFTDEIDNVPPQFRELGAEVQMQNEEGEMKTFFVTRIEDGYLTVDGNHPLAGKDLTVRVKITEVRDAKPGEEQVSGIHAVEMPGHPTLN
- a CDS encoding F0F1 ATP synthase subunit epsilon, with translation MAMTIHVDIVSAEGHLFSGQGEMIYAPAVMGEIGIAPRHAPLVTQLKPGEVRVDPGSGKPQEHFYVSGGMIEVQPFKVTVLADTGIRAADLDEAAAQDAKRRAEDALANNAADIDLAKAQVELAEAVAQLRAIERLRKTR
- the atpD gene encoding F0F1 ATP synthase subunit beta, yielding MSTGNVVEIIGAVVDVQFPRGEMPKVYDALKIDSVGLTLEVQQQLGDGVVRTIAMGSTDGLKRGVEVANTGAAISVPVGQATLGRIMDVLGNPVDEAGPIGTEDRMPIHRKAPELEDQAATTEILETGIKVIDLIMPISKGGKVGLFGGAGVGKTVTLMELIRNIAVEHSGFSVFAGVGERTREGNDFYHEMSEGGVLDKVALVYGQMNEPPGNRLRVALTGLTMAEYFRDEGRDVLMFVDNIYRYTLAGTEVSALLGRMPSAVGYQPTLAEEMGVLQERITSTKTGSITSFQAVYVPADDLTDPSPATTFAHLDATLVLSRQVAELGIYPAVDPLDSTSRILDPHVVGQEHYEVARGVQGVLQRYKELKDIIAILGMDELSEDDKLVVQRARKIQRFLSQPFFVAEVFTGAPGKYVTLKETIANFKAILAGEYDHLPEQAFYMCGNVDEAVAKAEKS
- the atpG gene encoding F0F1 ATP synthase subunit gamma, with amino-acid sequence MAGAKEIRTKIASVKSTQKITSAMEMVAASKMRKAQDRMQATRPYAEKMRQVIGHVALANPEYKHPFMHAREVKRIGFIIVSSDRGLCGGLNSNLFRRLLREIRTLRDAGTEIEFCTIGTKALGFFRRVGGKVAAQITHLGDAPHIDDLVGTVKVMLDAYMAGEIDEIRIAYNDFVNTMTQKPTIEQLVPLAAGDDAEQLKHHWDYIYEPGSKEVLDGLLTRYIESLVYQAVVENSASEQAARMVAMKSATDNAGNLIDELQLIYNKARQAAITQEISEIVGGAAAVSS
- the atpA gene encoding F0F1 ATP synthase subunit alpha gives rise to the protein MQLNPSEISELIKSKIEKFDLTSEAHNEGTVVSVTDGIVRIHGLADVMSYEMLEFPGNTYGLALNLERDSVGAVVLGDYKHISEGDSVKCTGRVLEVPIGPQLLGRVVDALGRPMDGKGPINADLSAPIEAIAPGVIERKSVDQPVQTGIKAIDAMVPIGRGQRELIIGDRQTGKSAIAIDAIINQKGTGVKCIYVAVGQKNSTVAALVRKLEEHDAMDHTIIVSAPAADSAAMQFIAPYSGCTMGEYFRDRGEDALIIYDDLTKQAWAYRQVSLLLRRPPGREAYPGDVFYLHSRLLERAARVNADYVEKFTNGEVKGQTGSLTALPIIETQAGDVSAFVPTNVISITDGQIFLESDLFAAGLRPAINAGLSVSRVGGSAQTKIIKKLGGGVRLALAQYRELAAFSQFASDLDEATRKQLERGQRVTELMKQQQYSPLSIADMAISLFAANEGYLDDVDVNKVVDFEAALHSYMAAHQADLVAKVNAEGDWNDDLESAFHDALKDFKANNTW
- a CDS encoding F0F1 ATP synthase subunit delta translates to MAGDATTIARPYAEAIFARAVETDKLDLWSDMLELLALAAKDPALSGLIASPKLDKSQMAELMLDIGGARLSDEGQNFVKLLVENRRLSVLPEIAALYEQRKAEHEGTLDVHVTSAFALQPAQEKQLAEALKKKLGREIRITSEQDPELIGGFRLTAGDMVIDGSVSGQLGQLANELGI